In Brassica napus cultivar Da-Ae unplaced genomic scaffold, Da-Ae ScsIHWf_870;HRSCAF=1236, whole genome shotgun sequence, the DNA window taaatacatgAATAACCCCTAGCACAAACCCAATTTTTATAAACTTAAATAGGAAATTTATCCCCATTAAGTACATGTCATTGGGTCCTAAATGATGCCGTGTAAAGTAGCTGGCCAAGGTGATTAGATGTCATCATTTTAAGTTTAGTTGGATCTTCCAATCACTTGTAGTTATTTTTCCCAATGTGCTAAGAGGAAAGAGAGTCCAAATTTAACACCCAATTTGAGGTGactttttaatagttttttatttaccATGTAACATAACGTAAACAAATGTTTTAACTTGGTTAATATATGCTTTTACATTAGAACTCCGTAAAAAATGAAGGATGATGGTTCATACACTGGTGAAGTTAGCTTGTTCAAACTTTACATAACTGAATCTATAATAATAACCATGATAAAATTaaggaaaaatataattaatgctAGGCACATGAGAAATAGGAATTAGCCAATTAGGACAACCACGACCCATAGTTTTTCATTAAGAAATATTTGGAAAACGACATAGcaaagacttaaaaaaaaaaaacagaaactaaaGGACAAAAAGCAAATCCAGATATGAAAAAACAGAGAATGACATAGTCTAATCGTGGTTGTTTGGGTTCCAAGCTAGCACTCATTCCACACGTGCTTTCTTACGTGCAGTTGCTTCCCCAGCGTCTTCACCCGATGCTACTGCTTCATGTGCTAGACGTCACCATCAGCTTTGGTGAGCTGATCTGCAACATTGTTTACGATACCAGCTCTGACATTTAATCATGTTGCCACAGATTGGGGGAGAGATTGATCGGTATCCTCGCCACCCTCCTGCTAGCAACACCCGATAGTTTTATATCAGATCAATATATAAGCGTTACTTACAAATAAAGAGAACTCAAGTACACTCACAGAAAAAAGTTGGCTTTGGCGCAAGATCACGTGCGGGGAATATGCGAGATATGGTAAAGCTTCGGTGATTTGGACCAAAATTGAAGTCCTTTAACCTGAGCTGGAAAGTGTAGGTACTCCCCACCAGATTAGCGAGTGAGCGAGGTAGGTCAATGTCAACTTGGGCATTAGTACCTATCCCCTGAAATGTGTAGGAAAAATATACGTAAACTAAGTATACAATAATACATTACACGCTCAAGACGTAGAGGTCGATTAGCGGGCATACCACGATCTGTGCAGCATCAGAAGCAAGAACATGAGTCAGGCTAGCAACCTCTTCATCAAAACCAAGGAAAGCTGCTGCACCAGTGTCATCTGACACGGAGAGAATCACACGATACCTGTCGGATTGAAATGAAATTTAGTACTTTTTTACAACCACCAAGACGCACAAAGCGAAAATAATTTACTTGAGTTTAGCCACAGCATTGGTTTCATTGCATGGGACGCATGTGAATGAAGTCTCCTCTCGTATGAGTTTCTTGGAGCAAGTGGAGCAGCCAATGTAACACAACCCTCATCAAGCTGAATCTCAGTCACCTGGCCATACAGAGAAACTCAATTATCTGTCAAATCAAGAGAAAATCACAATCTTAAGTACAGTCTAGGAAGGAGTAAAATTAAGAACATGTAAACAAAAAAACCTGAGGATCGGCCGTGAAAATAAATTGGTTAAGCTCTGAAACCGTCATGGGTTCAATCTTTTGTGTGTGAACCACCTTTGATGAAGACCCTGACTGGTCTGTATCACCACTTGGCAATCTGCGAGGATAATAACATGTAAACGCTTATGACAAATCAATAGcaaaaaaaagtcaaatttgTGTTATCAAATAAGGGAAAGGATGCTTGCCTTTCAAATGCATCTGCTCCTACAGCAGTTTCAGAGTCAAAAAAAATACGTGTCGCAGAAGTGCCattcaaatataattttcctgccaaaacacATGGGACcttatataagtttataacaaccaaacaaaaaaaaaattatcaactGCATGACAGCACGCAAGCTTACCCGAAACCAACTTGGCTCTCTTCCATACACATCGAGCTTGCTATGGAATGCAAGGGCCAAGGAGTCAAAGATACTAACACATACAGTAGTATCCCTTCAAATAAACGATGTTAAAAAGTGAGTTAGTGATACATTAGAGTTttaaagtataacaaatggaattGAGAAGATTGACAATACTGTCCTTCTTTATAGGTGAGGATTAAGCCGGGTACGATGGACTACGAAGAGGTGTATTGATTGAGCAATTAAAGTGGAAGGAGTGGATTAAAAGGGGTGAGGTGGAGTTAAGTTGCAGAGTTATTAAAATCGGAGGCGTTAGGGACACTGAACAGGCTCGAATCTCTGCGTCTCGCGGTCGATGATGAGAACatagaagacgaagacgaagatGAGACGTGAAAACCCTAGGCGTGCTTCAAGTTGGGCCgcgataataaaaaaaataaaagacgcCGGAGCCCAAACCGaataatggaaaaaaaaaaaaaaaaagaagtaaccAATTAAGCGCCGACACGTGGCGACATATGCGCACACCAAAAGAAGGACGTGGCTGAAGGAGGTGAGAGAAAactctaaattattattatagatatgaccatgttacatatatacattagaatttatcataaaaatttgaaactatttGTATTAAATGTTTATATGTATTACAATCAGCTGTAAAAGAATTGATAAAATAGGTTGAAAGATTTCAAGTTCATCCTCCATCTTCTACTAGGAATGCATATGCCTTCAAGTCCACATGCCTCGTCCACACGGAACGGAGAATTTATCCCGCTCCAAAGGGACACCGGGAAATATGAGAGCTCTTCAGTCCCTGACTTGTGACCGTTCCATAATGTTTGACCTGAGTAACAGTTCCAGTCTTGAAGGTCAAATGACGGTTTGGAGCTTGAGTTTTTATGGTGGAGCTGAGGAAATCGAAGAGGTGTCTGCcattgaaatgttttattattattattattttttttttgaatgaatgttatatTCTTACTCATCAAAAAGCCTTTGTACATCAAGTGTGACCTTTTACATCAAAACATCacttaaactaaaaaatattcacATTCTTGTCTCAAACCAAAATTGAAGAATCCCCTCCATGTTCTTCACACCTTTACCCCTTATCAAACTCAACTTGTTTCTTACTCCCTTATCTATTAACTTCTTCAAGCTCACTAGAGGAAGAGGCTTATCTCCATGAGTGATCTTATTCCTCTCTCGCCAAATCGCATGGAGAGTAGCCTGAAATGTGTACCTGATACAGTACAGAGCCTTCTTCTCCAAGTTTCTTACTGTAATCAGTCCCACAATATCACTCCAACTGAGAAAGCACATTCGAAAAAGAGATGATCCCTTGACTCCACTGCATTCTTGCATAAAACACAAGTTGGATCCACACCCCGACTCCACCGAGATATTCTGTCCATTGTAGACAGTCTATCATGTATTGCCAACCATGTCATAAACGCAAACTTGGGTGTGGCatgagaaaaaacaaaactccCGGTGCCCAAGAACATTGTATACCAGCTTCTCTTATTAGCATCCAAGTTTCTTGAGTTGAAAACTTATGTTTAAAACCGATTTGCGTCTCCACAAGCTCTCATCTTCATTCATGTTCAGCTTCTCTCTTAGTAGTACTATCTCTGCTTCGATATTTTCCAATATCACTGAACGGTGCCTCCTCTTCCTCCTAGTACTCATCCCCACATCCTCAACAGTTGCCTCTCTACTAATTCCCAAGTCAAtgaaatgttttatattaaataaggcTTTCAAGAGTCGAAGTGGTTTTACGCCGGAGCTGCTGAACGGTTGCCTTTAGGATTGTTGGGTTGCCTTAGGAGGAGATTTACCTGGAACGTTAGAGAAGGGAAATGATACAGATTTCGTGGGATTAGACGATGACATGTAAATTTTGGTGATGTGGCACTTTCATTGGATGTAAAGATAGATTTTAGTGATGTGTCATAGCTTAGGAGTCtgttccttttatatagtagagaTAATGTAATGAGAATTCAAGTCGAGGAAATCCTAAACTATAAGTAATTCTCTCTATTTGTTATTTACTAAGTGAACTAATATAATTATATCATTTTGGTAATGAAAAATACACAACACCACCTTTTTAAGAAGAAAACACCACACACACAAAGACACAGTTCccaaaagaacaaaacaattAACCAAGTACATGGCAGTGTATCATAATTCCAAGGTTATCCCCAGTCATGCCAACATGCACTTCATGCTTCTTAGACTTCGACAGAATCAAAGAAACCTGAAGCATCAACAAAAACACATAGGGACTcaaattaaaaaggaaaagttATCAAATAGACGTAGAGAAGAAACTGAAGTACCTTGCCACGTAGTTGGCTAAAGATGGCAAGTGTGCACGTGCATAAAATGCATGCGAGCTTCATAAATTGTTGAAGCTTTAGGTTTTCTTTGAACTCAAACGCCTGTAAGATAGCGGATGAAGCTTCGAAGGCTTTCCCTTCTAAACTAAGTTTCACGTTTACATCCATTGCTTAATGGGcttaaagaaattaaattccattaattattttgcTTAAGTAAATTTGAGATTTCTTAAGTAGCTGGtcagttaaaaattaaatataagcGCATTTCTAAAAAAAGAATCTGAAGGTAAGGGAGCTAGTTTGATGCATTGTTTAAACTCCATGTTATAATCTGAATATTATCAGTCACACGATAATTAGTAGCCACACGATAattacttaaaaaaaacttttgttctTAAAGAGACTAAGATCAAAAAGGAGCAAATAAGATGTCCTTACATCAGAATGCTTGATTTCACACAGGGTGCTGAGCATATATTGGTGTGATAGATAAATCACATCCTCGGCATCTAACAGTGAATACAGCGCCCCTCATGATACGGTGTGGGTTCTGAAATTACATAGAAAAAAGCATTGGGACAGTTAGAAACAGAAGTATTGTAGTCAAGAAGTAGAAATGTATCAGACATAACAACATAGTTCTGTcggaaaaatgtaaaaaagaaCCGAACATGAAGCGAACTAAACTCGTTGGGCATGAATTGAAAGACCAAAccttcacaaaaaaatattacacgAACTGCACATTACTAAACACTCAATGTGCAACTTGCAGACACAAAAAGTCACAGAGACACATACATAACAACATACTTATGGGTTTTGctggaaaaaaatataaaagaaacagACATGCAGACAACTAAATCCTAAAGGCGCAATTCACAGACTATAGATCAAACCAATAAAAAACAATCACTGATGAAACTTGACCCACCTGAGAGTACTCAGAAAGTAGCTTCGCCCATGGATCCTTAGCTCGATTCTTCCCCGCCTTCGACTTCTCACCATCCGTCACCACTTCCCCTAAATCCACAAAAACATTAGAAATCATAATTAACCAGAAAAAATCATGAGACAGACATCCAACCTGCTATTGTAGGTGTCGGCACGACATCAACTTTAGGGTTTGTGTCGGCTTCAAGAGAGATCTCCAAAACAGGCACATCGGTTTAAAACAGTCTTCTCCGTATCCATAGCTTACGGATCAGAGGATCCAATCTCCGGCTCTTCAGATTCCGAATCCAGGATCCAAAACCGGTCCTTATTTCTCAACACGAACCTCGCTCGCAGACGAAGACCCCGTCGGTTCCGCTGCCGATGCCTAagttataaaaaatcaaaaaatatttgaaaccagaaaaaaagaagaagctcagACTCGGATAAAAACTAACATACGGATTTAATAGCAGCATGGATCTTGACCTTAGATCGCTTGGTAGGGACTGGAGATGAGAAGACAGTCaggggatgaagaagaagtataGAAACTCTTGGAAGCTGAAGAGCTACGTCTAGTCTCAACCATATCTCGTCTTCTCAGAAGAAGAACCATGCGTTGTAAGTTTAGGGCAAACAGCAAATCAACCTCAAGCTCAGGCCCACTCATTTTGGTGTCTGATTGTGTAATTTGGCAAAAAACAAACGAAGCCCAAACCGAAAGCCCAACCTGTCTGATGTAGAGAAATGAAATGTGCTGATTGGTGGATTTTTTAATTCTACGTGGATAGCTTTAGGACTCAGGATATCTTTCTTttagtagtatatatatatatataaatgatgatTAGCAAGTGTTCTTCTTGGAATCTGTTTGCATGTCAGTTTGTGCTCAAGCATTGTAGCCCATCCACAAATTAAACTAagtattaaatttttagtaCCATGCACGTTAATAAAACCCTCTTGAATTATCCCCTTTATATtattgagaagcattacaactttaTTGTAGCcccgtgtcatcactaggatgatttttagaatcattagaaaaatatgttagtccatctaattatataataaattttttattaactaaccataaatttattattaatgttctttattatttccttaaataaaaattacggaattgtCTAATGCGGCTAAagtatatgacaattaatgattttgaataataaagatttaataaaaattagtgtatcttctatcatatttgttaagattaaactataaaataaattaaacaaccaaaataacaatataattaaaattcagatttttctgtatatattatattttgaatttttaaaaatgactataatctactaaaactgttaaaagtttcacattcaaattttgtgatccatggtttaaaattttgttatgaaaaatacaaataattacaaaataatataagtaaaaagtctaatttaaataattattaagactatatatatatatatatataatatatatatatattatatatatatatattttaattaaatggtAAACCATatcaaatacataaatattttagttttgaaatttaatctgaacaatttttttgataaaagatttgaatgaacattgacaacttatttttttaaaaaaaaatataaattactaaagcTATTAATtccatgaaaattttgttttcagtaatttaaagtttttactataaaagatacaaataatcaaacaatcatatgagtagaaagcaacatttaatagacattaatgttaaaaattcaatatgtatgttaatatcttttaaaatttaattacatatcctattaaatagaaaaaatattgtttgggttaataaaattgatttaattatatgttcgcaccaatttaattatatatgtaatagttaatgatttttaattattcaatatatatttatttttatgtaaaaaaacatattatatataattatatatatatatatacaaggcgcggatcttaacctagttactTATAGTTATAGCCAGTGAATAAATTGGAGTagagagaagtttttttttcatgtaagGTGTAGTTGCATCCGGGTCTAGTGTCTATGAAGAATCATATTACTCGTATGTAGTGTCCATCAAATAAACAAGCCATACCGAATTAATATtcctataaatattaatattcctattaaaaaaaaaaaattgctataaatatataatacaataaaTATGTTACTATATGTTACGAGAAATGCAATACATTGTACAtgccaaaaattatattatgtatgttttttcttcaaatcaaaagaaatatattaattataattattttatgggtcaattctctcaaatagtttctttttaagtttttattacaaaaacagtccccaaatataaaaatgaccaaaaaatttcacaatacaaataataatttgtagTTCCGAGCTATATGTTTTCAAACTcaaacttagaaaaaaaaatttcaaaatattttttcaaatttctttttgaaattcgaaaatgctttttgaaactttttttttgtttttgggtttttttttaattttaaacatcacTCCTACCAAAAACTCTACTCTTtaattctaaactctaagtctagattaacTGAACTAAgggtataaatattatttatttatttaataaaatattttgataatttttgtcTTTGAAGGTTATATCTGTGATTAACAAACGAAAAGAAGTGATATTGCTTacgtttcagattttattttcttttctttttgttttttgcatATCAACCATAATTATTAGAGAACTTAATAACTTAAGCGTTAAtgcattaaattaaaaaatttatagacCAGAAAACAGTCTCTTTGTCCTAATGGggtaatatattttataccaTTTGACTTTGTtgctttttatatttatcaaaattaatgaaataactaACTAAcctaaaaaatatgaaaaatgtgaaaatgaaagaaatgctat includes these proteins:
- the LOC125606388 gene encoding uncharacterized protein LOC125606388, which encodes MTVSELNQFIFTADPQVFLFTWLCYIGCSTCSKKLIREETSFTCVPCNETNAVAKLKYRVILSVSDDTGAAAFLGFDEEVASLTHVLASDAAQIVGIGTNAQVDIDLPRSLANLVGSTYTFQLRLKDFNFGPNHRSFTISRIFPARDLAPKPTFFSGGWRGYRSISPPICGNMIKCQSWYRKQCCRSAHQS